In Euphorbia lathyris chromosome 10, ddEupLath1.1, whole genome shotgun sequence, a single genomic region encodes these proteins:
- the LOC136209834 gene encoding syntaxin-71 yields the protein MSVIDILTRVESICQKYDRYDIDKQKDLNFSGDDAFTRLYAVVDADIEAVLQKAELASREKNKASAVALNAEIRRTKARLQEEVPKLQKLAVKKVKGLSTEELTVRNDLVLALPNRIQAIPDGTAAAPKSNNGWGTSGPRAEIKFDSDGVFDSEYFQGTETSNQFRQEYEMRRVKQDQGLDMISDGLDTLKNMAHDMNEELDRQVPLVDEIETKVDKASSDLRNTNVRLKDTVTQLRSSRNFCVDIILLCIILGIAAYLYNVLK from the exons ATGAGCGTGATCGACATTCTAACAAGAGTTGAATCGATCTGCCAGAAGTACGACAGATACGACATTGACAAGCAGAAGGATCTCAATTTCTCCGGCGACGATGCCTTCACTCGCCTCTACGCCGTCGTTGATGCCGATATTGAAGCCGTTCTTCAG AAAGCGGAACTTGCTtcgagagagaaaaataaggcaTCTGCGGTTGCTTTGAACGCGGAGATTCGTCGAACGAAGGCGAGATTGCAGGAGGAGGTTCCTAAGTTGCAGAAATTGGCTGTCAAAAAG GTTAAAGGGCTCTCAACAGAAGAGCTTACTGTTCGCAATGATTTAGTCCTTGCATTACCAAATAGGATTCAAGCTATACCTGATGGAACTGCAGCTGCTCCAAAATCAAATAACGGTTGGGGGACATCAGGGCCCCGTGCTGAAATAAAATTTGATTCAG ATGGCGTTTTTGATAGTGAATACTTTCAAGGAACTGAGACTTCAAATCAATTCAGGCAGGAGTATGAAATGCGTAGAGTCAAGCAG GATCAAGGTTTGGATATGATTTCAGATGGTTTGGACACTCTGAAAAACATGGCTCACGACATGAATGAG GAGTTGGATAGGCAAGTTCCTTTAGTGGACGAAATCGAGACAAAG GTGGACAAAGCATCATCTGACCTTAGAAATACTAATGTGAGACTCAAGGACACCGTTACCCAG TTGAGATCTAGCCGAAATTTCTGCGTCGATATTATTTTGCTGTGCATAATTCTGGGGATTGCTGCCTATTTGTACAA TGTACTGAAGTAA